The following coding sequences are from one Thunnus maccoyii chromosome 17, fThuMac1.1, whole genome shotgun sequence window:
- the gpr31 gene encoding 12-(S)-hydroxy-5,8,10,14-eicosatetraenoic acid receptor, with product MGNNSAYQLIEDCEATNKALYKFYAAVMIVIFILALPLNASVLHLFIFKLKFWKSNTNNIFLFNLVVADILLLFCLPIKAYNFIEGERRSSNDVVCKAMLFMLFLNRGASIAFLTVTSIDRYFNVVHPGRKNLLRAIKKSPQISIIIWLLLLPLTIPTMLQNFDCCNSHKSEDDPKNDALIKDVVDSVREAVFFTQIIIPFIILVYCTVRIVNRLRKKTVGDKTKLRRAVFLVTSVMVVFSFCFLPCTIARVVLLVVRVKELAEVYQDKAAVAFDGLMVLSYMDCLLDPLVYCFCSTKFKALYLTNYFPFLQKGIQVPLDSSTGQNSHPARSHII from the exons ATGGGAAACAACAGTGCTTACCAGCTCATTGAAGACTGCGAGGCCACAAACAAGGCACTGTATAAATTTTATGCAGCTGTCATGATTGTGATTTTCATCTTGGCTCTGCCTCTGAATGCATCTGTTCTGCATCTCTTCATATTCAAACTGAAGTTCTGGAAATCCAACACCAACAATATCTTCCTTTTCAACCTGGTGGTGGCCGACATTCTCCTGCTCTTCTGTTTGCCCATAAAGGCTTACAACTTTATcgaaggagaaaggaggagtAGTAATGACGTTGTTTGCAAAGCTATGctcttcatgttgtttttaaaccGAGGGGCCAGCATCGCCTTCCTGACGGTGACCTCTATCGATCGATACTTTAACGTGGTCCACCCCGGTCGCAAGAATCTCCTGAGGGCTATCAAGAAATCTCCTCAGATCTCTATCATCATATGGCTGCTTCTTCTGCCTCTCACCATCCCCACCATGCTCCAGAACTTCGACTGCTGCAACAGCCACAAGAGCGAAGATGACCCGAAGAACGACGCCTTGATCAAG GACGTGGTGGACAGTGTGCGAGAAGCGGTCTTCTTCACCCAGATCATCATCCCCTTCATCATCCTGGTCTACTGCACGGTGCGCATCGTCAACCGACTGAGGAAAAAGACAGTCGGGGATAAGACCAAGCTGAGGAGAGCGGTCTTCCTTGTGACATCCGTCATGGTGGTCTTCTCCTTCTGCTTCCTCCCCTGCACCATAGCCAGAGTGGTCCTGCTGGTCGTCCGGGTCAAAGAGTTGGCAGAAGTCTACCAAGATAAAGCCGCCGTGGCTTTCGACGGCCTCATGGTCCTCTCCTACATGGACTGTCTACTGGATCCGCTGGTCTACTGCTTCTGTAGCACCAAGTTCAAAGCGCTTTATCTAACCAATTATTTCCCGTTCTTGCAGAAAGGCATTCAAGTGCCGTTAGACAGCTCAACGGGACAAAACTCACACCCTGCACGCAGTCATATCATCTGA